The Panicum hallii strain FIL2 chromosome 9, PHallii_v3.1, whole genome shotgun sequence genome has a window encoding:
- the LOC112877902 gene encoding 40S ribosomal protein S19: MAASTARTVKDVNPHEFVKAYSAHLKRSGKMELPEWVDIVKTARFKELPPYDPDWYYTRAASIARKIYLRQGIGVGGFQKIYGGRQRNGSRPPHFCKSSGAISRNILQQLQKMGIIDVDPKGGRLITSQGRRDLDQVAGRVAVEA, encoded by the exons atgGCGGCTTCGACGGCGAGGACGGTGAAGGATGTCAACCCGCACGAGTTCGTCAAGGCCTACTCCGCCCACCTCAAGCGCTCCGGCAAG ATGGAGCTCCCTGAGTGGGTTGACATTGTGAAGACTGCGAGGTTCAAGGAGCTCCCTCCTTATGACCCTGACTGGTACTACACCAGGGCTG CCTCGATTGCAAGGAAGATCTACCTGAGGCAAGGCATTGGTGTTGGTGGATTCCAGAAGATCTATGGTGGCCGCCAGAGGAATGGCTCCCGCCCACCACACTTCTGCAAGAGCAGTGGTGCCATTTCACGTAACATCCTGCAGCAGTTGCAGAAGATGGGCATCATTGATGTTGATCCCAAGGG TGGGCGGCTCATCACCTCTCAGGGGAGGCGTGATCTGGACCAAGTGGCTGGAAGAGTTGCTGTCGAGGCTTGA